A part of Streptomyces sp. DSM 40750 genomic DNA contains:
- a CDS encoding ABC transporter permease, whose product MFFTYLRRELRRRRKAALVVASGLALGIALVIVVSSVSSGMEKAQTKVLQSLYGLGTDMTVTKAAAAPGEDGGDRPRFEFDAQDNDSDEEQSSDLVRVQGFQTLASSTVAEVGEQEGVSEAVGGLSLQVVKVNGQFRQGQFQQDEGAGGQQQGTPGGQNGGTGQPEGRVEGGGAEFDVDNYSVYGTDVTQPALGPLTSSKITSGRTFKTSETNAEVVVADKSYAKEKELEVGDSVTIDSVKYKVIGIATPDSGDAAANLYMPLKQAQTLSDSKDKVTTIYVKASDSQQIDSVKAAIQKNIDGTTVTTSADLAETVSGSLSTASDLASNVGKWLSIAVLVAAFLVAGLLTSSAVSRRVREFGTLKALGWKSGRVTRQVVGEAVVNGLVGGALGIALGLGGAYLVTAISPSLQAEIGATGGGFGGGPGGGFPGGGGPGGGQQAASDALEVALTAPVSVSTIAVAVALAVAGGLIAGAFGGWRASRLRPADALRRVE is encoded by the coding sequence ATGTTCTTCACCTACCTGAGGCGCGAACTGCGCCGCCGCAGAAAGGCGGCGCTCGTCGTCGCCTCCGGTCTCGCCCTGGGCATCGCGCTGGTGATCGTGGTCAGTTCCGTGTCGTCGGGCATGGAGAAGGCACAGACCAAGGTGCTCCAATCCCTGTACGGCCTGGGCACGGACATGACCGTCACCAAGGCCGCCGCCGCACCCGGCGAGGACGGCGGCGACCGCCCGCGGTTCGAGTTCGACGCCCAGGACAACGACTCCGACGAGGAACAGAGCAGCGACCTCGTCCGGGTCCAGGGCTTCCAGACCCTTGCGAGCTCGACCGTCGCCGAGGTCGGCGAGCAGGAGGGTGTCTCGGAGGCCGTCGGTGGTCTCAGTCTCCAAGTCGTCAAGGTGAACGGTCAGTTCCGGCAGGGACAGTTCCAGCAGGACGAGGGTGCCGGTGGCCAGCAGCAGGGCACGCCCGGCGGCCAGAACGGCGGCACCGGGCAGCCCGAGGGGCGTGTCGAGGGCGGCGGCGCCGAGTTCGACGTCGACAACTACTCCGTCTACGGCACGGACGTCACCCAGCCCGCCCTCGGCCCGCTGACCTCCTCGAAGATCACCAGCGGTCGTACGTTCAAGACGTCCGAGACGAACGCCGAGGTGGTCGTCGCGGACAAGTCGTACGCCAAGGAGAAGGAGCTGGAGGTCGGTGACAGCGTCACGATCGACAGCGTCAAGTACAAGGTCATCGGGATCGCCACGCCCGACAGCGGGGACGCGGCGGCCAACCTCTACATGCCGCTGAAGCAGGCGCAGACGCTCAGCGACTCCAAGGACAAGGTCACCACGATCTACGTCAAGGCGAGCGACTCGCAGCAGATCGACAGCGTCAAGGCGGCCATCCAGAAGAACATCGACGGGACGACTGTCACGACCTCCGCCGATCTCGCCGAGACGGTCTCCGGGTCTCTCTCCACGGCCTCCGACCTCGCCTCCAACGTCGGCAAGTGGCTGTCCATCGCGGTGCTCGTCGCCGCGTTCCTGGTGGCCGGGCTGCTCACCTCCTCGGCCGTGTCCCGCCGGGTACGGGAGTTCGGCACACTCAAGGCGCTCGGCTGGAAGTCCGGGCGGGTGACCCGGCAGGTCGTCGGTGAGGCCGTCGTCAACGGGCTCGTCGGTGGTGCGCTCGGTATCGCGCTGGGGCTTGGCGGTGCGTACCTCGTCACGGCGATCAGTCCGTCGCTGCAGGCGGAGATCGGCGCGACCGGGGGTGGATTCGGTGGGGGGCCGGGCGGTGGCTTCCCCGGTGGGGGTGGTCCCGGCGGCGGGCAGCAGGCCGCTTCGGACGCGCTCGAAGTGGCCCTCACAGCGCCTGTCAGCGTCAGCACGATCGCCGTCGCGGTGGCGCTTGCCGTCGCGGGTGGGTTGATCGCGGGGGCGTTCGGTGGGTGGCGGGCGTCCCGGCTGCGGCCGGCTGACGCGTTGCGGCGCGTGGAGTAG